The following coding sequences are from one Rathayibacter sp. SW19 window:
- a CDS encoding carbohydrate ABC transporter permease — translation MALDTVTRRNAVPVHQSASRPGRTSLRARRIRRLLRRIPVWIVVAIVLIVVLYPQVWMVLGSFKTQAEFLSNPALSLPQHWDFSNYIAALTNGNVAQNYLNSISVTLPSVVLIVFIGAAAGYALEIMVWRGRRGTLLYILGGIMVPGQMILVPLFIVYFHVGITNTLLPLIVTYVVMGLPLTTFLMATYFRTLPREIFEAVTVDGAGPLRAFFLIGLPMMKNALLTIGLVEFFSVWNDLLIALTFTTNPSLATIQVGLLSLSGQYGSTQYGPLFAAVSVNIIVLLAMFLVLNKKIMAGMAAGSVKG, via the coding sequence ATGGCTCTCGATACTGTGACGCGACGGAACGCGGTGCCCGTGCACCAGAGTGCCAGCCGGCCGGGTCGAACGTCGCTTCGCGCCCGCCGGATACGACGCCTGCTGCGTCGCATCCCGGTATGGATCGTCGTGGCGATCGTGCTCATCGTGGTGCTCTACCCGCAAGTGTGGATGGTGCTCGGCTCGTTCAAGACCCAGGCGGAGTTCCTCTCCAACCCGGCGCTGTCGCTGCCGCAACACTGGGATTTCAGCAACTACATCGCCGCGCTCACCAACGGCAACGTGGCGCAGAACTATCTCAACAGCATCAGCGTCACGCTGCCGTCGGTCGTGCTCATCGTGTTCATCGGGGCGGCGGCGGGCTACGCGCTTGAGATCATGGTGTGGAGAGGCCGGCGTGGCACCTTGCTCTACATCCTCGGCGGCATCATGGTTCCGGGCCAGATGATCCTCGTTCCGCTGTTCATCGTGTACTTCCACGTCGGTATCACGAACACGCTGCTGCCGCTCATCGTCACCTACGTCGTCATGGGACTTCCGTTGACGACTTTCTTGATGGCCACTTACTTCCGCACGCTTCCGCGCGAAATCTTCGAAGCGGTCACGGTGGATGGCGCTGGGCCGTTACGCGCGTTCTTCCTGATCGGGCTGCCGATGATGAAGAACGCATTGCTGACCATCGGCCTCGTCGAGTTCTTCAGCGTCTGGAACGACCTGCTCATCGCTCTGACCTTCACTACCAACCCCAGTCTGGCGACCATCCAGGTTGGGTTATTGAGCCTGAGCGGCCAATACGGTTCGACGCAGTACGGCCCACTGTTCGCCGCCGTGAGCGTCAACATCATCGTGTTGCTGGCGATGTTCCTTGTGTTGAATAAGAAGATCATGGCGGGTATGGCCGCCGGGTCAGTCAAAGGATAG
- a CDS encoding sugar-binding transcriptional regulator, which translates to MAHNGYVPPVDGQVRLLTKVARMYHEHGIRQADIAATLNISQAKVSRLLKRATDVGIVRTTIMVAPGMHTELEDALQQRFGLLDAVVVDISRDDDETSVVNSIGAAAASYLEATLSGSERVGVSSWSQTLLATVERMRPFSARGASEVVQLLGGIGLPDAQHQAQRLTGDLARVLGADAIYVQAPGVVANRTIRDSLLNNAALAEVTRRWNALTMAIVGVGSVEPSQLLTVSGNAFVPEDQERLLAAGAVGDICHHVFTVDGEDVTGELGERTIAIPVDSYRAIPRRIGIAGGKRKHEPVLGALMGSWINVLITDVRTAEGLVDEGLVDDGRAGDERVPAVTAAGGTLQARADA; encoded by the coding sequence ATGGCGCACAACGGCTACGTTCCTCCCGTCGACGGGCAGGTCCGCTTACTCACCAAGGTGGCGCGGATGTACCATGAGCACGGCATCCGGCAGGCCGACATTGCGGCGACCCTTAATATCTCGCAGGCCAAGGTGTCACGGCTGCTGAAGCGCGCGACCGATGTTGGAATCGTGCGCACGACGATCATGGTCGCGCCCGGCATGCATACTGAGCTCGAAGATGCCTTGCAGCAGCGATTCGGACTGCTGGACGCGGTCGTCGTCGACATCTCGCGCGACGATGACGAGACCTCCGTCGTCAACTCGATCGGTGCTGCGGCTGCGAGCTATCTCGAGGCAACGCTGTCGGGCAGCGAACGTGTCGGAGTGTCGTCGTGGAGTCAGACCCTGCTCGCCACGGTCGAACGCATGCGCCCCTTCTCGGCACGCGGAGCAAGCGAGGTCGTGCAACTGCTCGGCGGCATCGGCCTGCCCGACGCGCAGCATCAGGCTCAGCGGCTGACCGGCGACCTGGCTCGCGTGCTCGGCGCTGACGCGATCTACGTGCAGGCTCCCGGTGTCGTCGCCAACCGCACGATCCGCGACAGCCTGCTGAACAACGCCGCTCTCGCGGAAGTCACCAGGCGCTGGAACGCACTCACGATGGCGATCGTCGGCGTCGGCAGCGTCGAGCCGAGCCAGCTGCTCACCGTCAGCGGCAACGCGTTCGTGCCCGAAGACCAGGAGCGTCTTCTCGCCGCGGGAGCCGTCGGCGACATCTGCCACCACGTCTTCACGGTCGACGGCGAGGATGTCACGGGAGAGCTCGGCGAACGTACGATCGCGATCCCGGTTGACAGCTACCGGGCTATTCCGCGGCGCATCGGCATCGCGGGCGGCAAGCGCAAGCACGAGCCGGTGCTCGGCGCCCTGATGGGGTCGTGGATCAACGTGCTCATCACCGATGTGCGCACAGCCGAGGGGCTCGTGGACGAGGGGCTCGTGGACGACGGGCGCGCGGGCGACGAAAGGGTACCGGCCGTCACTGCGGCGGGAGGGACTCTACAAGCCCGCGCAGACGCTTGA
- a CDS encoding ABC transporter substrate-binding protein: protein MRKSRSHRIILVTAIALTAVTSLAACSSGSPGSSSSTGSGASGTDPSQFTVMTANENPQLAKDLDALASGSCKAENKALPIKHETVAQANAVQKITLLASQGAMPTHTIAGTAMIRPDGDLGKAGLVENLQKALKSSGALKYVLPGAISTEQDVYGGFVSMPYQYNIEGIWYNKKIFSDNDITVPKTWNQLVSDSAKLQKAGITPMTEDGKDGWPLTRIIGMYIYRNVGKNAMTAIQNGDAKLTDAAYVAGASALADYAAKGYFGEGVTSRDTDASNNMFLTGQAAMTYNGSWMLTSVNDPSQNKIGASNVGFMPFPAVTGGKGSINDYPANAGAPMVFNAKQYGPKVSDWVDCIAKNYGAQALKDSGIISGFTVNKKVAGVSPNTAEIQKTVSKVTSTVLWFEALFDAKSTSLAQSNASLLVTGQLSPQDYMQQLQSSLDANKQ from the coding sequence ATGAGAAAATCCCGCAGCCACCGCATCATTCTGGTGACGGCGATCGCCCTAACCGCTGTCACATCGCTCGCAGCGTGTTCGAGCGGATCACCCGGATCGTCGAGCTCTACGGGTAGTGGCGCATCCGGCACCGACCCGTCGCAGTTCACGGTCATGACCGCGAACGAGAACCCGCAGCTCGCCAAAGACCTCGACGCGCTGGCATCAGGTTCGTGCAAGGCCGAGAACAAGGCACTGCCGATCAAGCACGAGACGGTGGCGCAGGCGAACGCCGTCCAGAAGATCACCCTGCTCGCCAGCCAGGGTGCCATGCCAACCCACACGATCGCGGGAACCGCGATGATCCGCCCCGACGGTGACCTCGGCAAGGCCGGGCTCGTCGAGAATCTGCAGAAGGCGCTGAAGTCATCCGGTGCGCTGAAGTACGTGCTGCCCGGGGCGATCTCCACCGAGCAGGACGTCTACGGCGGCTTCGTCTCGATGCCGTACCAGTACAACATCGAAGGTATCTGGTACAACAAGAAGATCTTCTCCGACAACGACATCACGGTACCGAAGACCTGGAACCAGCTCGTCTCGGACTCCGCGAAGCTGCAGAAGGCCGGCATCACGCCGATGACCGAGGACGGCAAGGACGGATGGCCGCTGACCCGCATCATCGGCATGTACATCTACCGCAACGTCGGCAAAAATGCCATGACGGCGATCCAGAACGGCGATGCGAAGCTGACCGACGCCGCCTACGTCGCGGGTGCGAGCGCGCTTGCCGACTATGCGGCCAAGGGATACTTCGGCGAGGGCGTCACCTCGCGCGACACGGACGCGTCGAACAACATGTTCCTGACCGGGCAGGCCGCCATGACCTATAACGGCAGCTGGATGCTCACCTCGGTCAACGACCCGTCGCAGAACAAGATCGGTGCGAGCAACGTCGGCTTCATGCCGTTCCCGGCCGTCACCGGCGGCAAAGGCTCGATCAATGACTACCCTGCTAATGCGGGGGCGCCGATGGTCTTCAACGCCAAGCAGTACGGTCCGAAGGTTTCGGACTGGGTGGACTGCATCGCGAAGAACTACGGGGCGCAGGCGCTCAAGGACTCGGGCATCATCTCCGGGTTCACCGTGAACAAGAAGGTCGCGGGCGTCTCGCCGAACACGGCTGAGATCCAGAAGACGGTGTCCAAGGTCACCTCGACCGTGCTGTGGTTCGAGGCGCTGTTCGACGCCAAGAGCACATCGCTTGCGCAGAGCAACGCGTCGCTGCTGGTCACGGGCCAGTTGAGCCCGCAGGATTATATGCAGCAGTTGCAGTCGAGCCTCGACGCCAACAAGCAGTGA
- a CDS encoding SDR family oxidoreductase, with amino-acid sequence MPKAWMVGASRGLGRCSAEALANAGYDLMISARHGVRLDRAVAELRGAHPHREIVALPLDLSKASSLIRVLEVVNSDPPDAIVVSSGGPPPSTVRELAPGELDAAYACLLRPTTQIVAIAGSAMARCGRGVIVIVTSSGVREPILGLATSNIMRAGVTALMKCAAAEFAPNGVRVLAVAPGRIETERVGELDAAAAERTGKPVGDVRSASESAIPMGRYGTPAEFGAVVAFVCSPAASYLTGTTIAVDGGKGIGLLG; translated from the coding sequence ATGCCCAAAGCGTGGATGGTCGGAGCGAGTCGCGGCCTGGGGCGCTGTTCGGCCGAGGCGCTCGCCAACGCCGGCTATGACCTGATGATCTCAGCGCGCCATGGCGTGAGGCTTGACCGCGCGGTCGCCGAGCTTCGCGGGGCTCATCCACACCGCGAGATAGTGGCACTACCGCTAGATCTCTCCAAGGCGTCGTCTCTTATCCGAGTTCTCGAGGTCGTGAACTCGGATCCGCCCGATGCGATCGTCGTCTCGTCAGGGGGACCGCCGCCGAGCACGGTGCGCGAGCTTGCGCCAGGCGAACTGGACGCCGCTTACGCTTGCCTTCTACGACCAACGACGCAGATCGTGGCAATCGCCGGGTCAGCCATGGCGAGGTGCGGTCGAGGCGTCATCGTGATCGTCACCTCCTCGGGAGTGCGCGAGCCGATCCTCGGCCTCGCAACCTCGAATATTATGCGCGCAGGTGTGACAGCGCTCATGAAATGCGCTGCCGCAGAGTTCGCTCCGAACGGTGTCCGTGTCCTCGCCGTAGCGCCGGGACGCATCGAAACCGAGCGTGTCGGCGAACTTGACGCCGCAGCCGCGGAGCGCACCGGAAAGCCCGTCGGAGACGTGCGTAGCGCGTCGGAATCAGCCATACCCATGGGTAGGTACGGCACACCAGCCGAGTTTGGCGCCGTTGTCGCGTTCGTATGCTCGCCCGCAGCTTCATATCTCACTGGAACGACCATCGCCGTCGATGGCGGAAAGGGCATAGGCCTCCTCGGATGA
- a CDS encoding aspartate/glutamate racemase family protein, translating to MAEVSRIALVHTGAVVIPMTARFIERELPRVTAVNYLDDRIVADLADERAALSVPARVRELAQAAVDGGAAAILLTCSSISELAAQTADAVGVPVLRIDEAMADEAIGIGQRITVIATLPTTCGPTARLIAERAARAGRSPLISSVVVEGAFDAVASGDRAAHDALVACAIRDAVADADVIVLAQASMASAVDAVEVAVPVLTSIESGVKRLRGLVESLPPQ from the coding sequence ATGGCCGAGGTCTCACGCATCGCGCTCGTGCACACGGGCGCAGTGGTGATCCCCATGACAGCGAGATTCATCGAGCGCGAGCTGCCGCGGGTCACAGCGGTCAACTATCTCGATGACAGGATCGTCGCGGACCTCGCCGATGAGCGTGCCGCACTGTCGGTACCCGCTCGCGTGCGAGAGCTCGCCCAGGCCGCGGTCGACGGCGGTGCCGCGGCAATCCTGCTGACCTGTTCCTCGATATCCGAGCTCGCAGCGCAGACCGCGGATGCGGTCGGCGTGCCTGTGCTGCGCATCGACGAGGCAATGGCCGACGAGGCGATCGGGATCGGCCAGCGCATCACCGTGATCGCGACGCTGCCGACAACCTGCGGGCCGACGGCGAGGTTGATAGCGGAGCGGGCTGCGCGTGCGGGCAGGTCGCCGCTCATCTCGAGTGTGGTTGTGGAGGGCGCCTTCGATGCGGTGGCGTCGGGAGATCGGGCGGCACACGATGCGCTCGTCGCATGCGCAATCCGCGATGCTGTGGCCGATGCTGACGTGATCGTGCTCGCACAGGCCTCGATGGCGAGCGCGGTGGACGCCGTCGAAGTCGCTGTGCCCGTGCTGACCAGTATCGAATCGGGTGTCAAGCGTCTGCGCGGGCTTGTAGAGTCCCTCCCGCCGCAGTGA
- a CDS encoding malectin domain-containing carbohydrate-binding protein gives MSSRQTVELNLHWKTALGGDPAWAAESFNDAAWVEVDLPHNWDSYHGYHQVSHGNLHGECWYRTTFLAPAASAGRHAFATFEGAGSYAEVFVGGVSVGSHSGGRTSFTVELSRHMHWGEANTIAVHIRHPAGIDDLPWVCGGCWGTPNTEGSQPFGIFRPVRLEYTADVIVEPFGVGVSTATIGDSHATIALVSELKNYAQTARPFILTQSAFDASGVHVASQTTTGELGAGDTATVRGVMHIDHPRLWSLEDPHLYRLVSEVADDVGGADATTTRFGVRTIEWLRDDDPAEKPTIDPAKIDEMPSAANNRFTQRTIGDGKRPVHIDPCGVAVELPDFTSRRTSIAVTTTLSNTDDIPHRVVLDSFVQNHDRTKFIARLSQTLDLAPNEQRTVRQQAQPVNMPDLWSREAPYLHAIVSTVRSKDRWEGIWDQTRTTFAIAEIDGLANRGDPIVRPEPSLSRAQFLLNGQPVFINGTAEYEHLLGRDHAFSDELITARIDQIQAAGFNAFREAHHPHNLRYIAECDARGILYWPQMGAHIWFDTDGFRENFRALLREFVKERRNSPSVIMWGIQNESILPRRFTEELAGIVRELDPTAGGERPTTTCNGGEGGDWNIPQNWSGTYGGTSNAYDLELAECKLVGEYGQYRVSGLHTDANPEALQNLGAQTPEEIFTYCLENKIRLGERIRERVFGHFQWLFASHANPGRETIYCTDGTGNGAVGVVNNKGLLTAWGEPVDAFHMYRSNYTPASLSPMIYISSHTWRDRFAGTEQVGDISVYSNCEEVELFNDVGSVSLGTQSRGPAGTHFLFRGVRPSCNVLYAEGRVGGVTVARDAIVLDGLPPAPHVELLYGERVPDTRPEPGREYLYRVNCAGSEYIDACGTVWTGDRVAGDDSWGVQTWAHAFDDVNPELGSRGWAHGIVRGTADPGLYETFRYGDGTLSYRFPVPDGDYSIDLYFAEPWYGVGGGLDCKGWRVFDVAVCGTTVLAGLDIWAEAGCLTALKKTVRSTATGGMLVVGFPSTPSYPAVISAIAVHRSA, from the coding sequence ATGTCATCACGGCAAACGGTGGAGTTGAACCTGCACTGGAAAACGGCGCTTGGGGGCGACCCGGCGTGGGCCGCAGAGTCGTTCAACGACGCCGCGTGGGTCGAGGTGGACTTACCACACAACTGGGACTCCTACCACGGCTATCATCAGGTCTCGCACGGCAACCTGCACGGCGAATGCTGGTACCGCACCACATTCCTTGCGCCGGCCGCTTCTGCCGGCAGGCATGCCTTCGCGACGTTCGAAGGCGCGGGGTCCTACGCCGAGGTCTTCGTCGGCGGCGTGAGCGTCGGGTCGCATAGCGGCGGCCGCACCTCCTTCACAGTGGAGCTGTCACGACACATGCACTGGGGTGAGGCCAACACAATCGCAGTGCACATCCGGCATCCGGCGGGCATAGACGACCTGCCGTGGGTGTGCGGTGGCTGCTGGGGCACACCGAACACCGAAGGATCGCAGCCATTCGGGATATTCCGCCCGGTGCGCCTGGAGTACACCGCAGACGTCATCGTCGAGCCTTTCGGCGTCGGCGTCAGCACCGCGACGATCGGCGACAGTCACGCGACGATCGCGCTTGTCAGTGAACTGAAGAACTACGCACAGACGGCGCGGCCGTTCATCCTCACCCAGTCGGCGTTCGACGCTTCCGGCGTACACGTCGCCAGCCAAACGACGACCGGCGAGCTCGGCGCCGGGGACACTGCGACCGTCAGAGGGGTGATGCACATCGATCATCCGCGTCTCTGGTCGCTGGAGGATCCACATCTGTACCGGCTGGTCAGCGAGGTCGCCGACGACGTGGGCGGCGCGGATGCGACGACCACGAGATTCGGCGTGCGGACGATCGAATGGCTGCGCGATGACGACCCCGCCGAAAAGCCAACCATCGACCCAGCCAAGATCGACGAGATGCCGTCCGCGGCGAACAACCGTTTCACGCAACGCACGATCGGCGATGGGAAGCGCCCGGTCCACATCGATCCGTGCGGAGTCGCCGTCGAGCTGCCCGATTTCACCTCGCGCCGCACGAGCATCGCCGTCACGACGACACTCTCCAACACTGACGACATCCCGCATCGCGTCGTGCTCGACTCGTTTGTGCAGAACCACGACAGAACGAAGTTCATCGCCAGGTTGTCGCAGACACTCGACCTTGCGCCAAACGAGCAGCGCACAGTGCGGCAGCAGGCCCAGCCGGTCAACATGCCCGATCTTTGGTCGCGCGAGGCACCCTACCTGCACGCGATCGTCAGCACGGTCCGCTCGAAAGATCGTTGGGAAGGCATCTGGGATCAGACCCGGACGACGTTCGCGATCGCCGAGATCGACGGGCTCGCGAACCGTGGCGACCCGATCGTGCGACCCGAACCCTCCTTGTCGCGGGCCCAGTTCCTACTCAATGGCCAGCCCGTCTTCATCAATGGCACAGCCGAGTACGAGCACCTCCTCGGCCGCGACCATGCATTCTCGGATGAACTGATCACGGCCCGCATCGACCAGATCCAGGCGGCCGGGTTCAACGCCTTCCGCGAGGCCCACCATCCGCACAACCTGCGCTACATTGCCGAGTGCGACGCGCGCGGCATCCTGTACTGGCCACAGATGGGCGCGCACATCTGGTTCGATACCGATGGGTTCCGGGAAAATTTTCGCGCACTTTTGCGCGAGTTCGTGAAGGAGCGCCGCAACAGCCCGTCCGTGATCATGTGGGGGATCCAGAACGAGTCGATCCTGCCGCGGCGATTCACCGAAGAACTCGCGGGGATCGTGCGAGAGCTGGACCCAACGGCGGGCGGGGAACGGCCGACGACCACTTGCAATGGGGGCGAGGGCGGCGACTGGAACATCCCGCAGAACTGGAGCGGCACGTACGGCGGCACCTCCAATGCGTACGACCTTGAGCTCGCCGAGTGCAAGCTGGTAGGCGAATACGGCCAGTACCGCGTGTCTGGGCTGCACACCGATGCGAATCCAGAAGCCCTCCAGAATCTCGGCGCACAGACGCCGGAAGAGATCTTCACCTACTGCCTCGAGAACAAGATCCGACTCGGCGAAAGAATCCGCGAACGGGTGTTCGGGCACTTCCAGTGGCTTTTCGCCTCCCACGCCAACCCAGGCAGAGAGACGATCTACTGCACGGATGGCACGGGCAACGGCGCCGTCGGAGTGGTCAACAACAAGGGCCTGCTAACGGCGTGGGGTGAGCCAGTCGATGCGTTCCACATGTATCGGTCGAACTACACGCCCGCGAGCCTCTCCCCCATGATCTACATCTCGTCGCACACCTGGCGAGATCGGTTCGCGGGCACGGAGCAGGTGGGTGACATCAGTGTCTACTCGAACTGCGAGGAGGTCGAGCTCTTCAACGACGTAGGATCTGTCTCGCTGGGAACACAGTCGCGGGGCCCGGCTGGCACGCATTTTCTGTTCCGCGGCGTACGTCCCAGCTGTAACGTGCTGTACGCAGAGGGTCGTGTGGGTGGCGTCACGGTCGCCAGGGATGCTATCGTGCTCGACGGATTGCCACCCGCCCCGCATGTTGAGTTGCTTTACGGTGAACGTGTGCCAGACACACGCCCCGAGCCAGGCAGAGAATATCTCTATCGCGTCAACTGCGCCGGGAGCGAGTACATCGACGCCTGCGGCACCGTGTGGACCGGTGACCGTGTCGCTGGCGACGACTCCTGGGGAGTCCAGACCTGGGCGCACGCATTCGACGATGTGAACCCCGAACTCGGCAGCAGGGGGTGGGCGCACGGCATCGTGCGGGGCACAGCCGATCCCGGGCTCTATGAGACGTTCCGCTACGGCGACGGCACGCTGAGCTATCGGTTCCCGGTACCTGACGGCGACTACAGCATCGACCTTTACTTTGCCGAGCCCTGGTACGGGGTCGGTGGCGGGCTTGATTGCAAGGGCTGGCGCGTGTTCGACGTGGCGGTGTGCGGCACCACGGTTCTCGCAGGCCTCGACATCTGGGCCGAAGCCGGATGTCTGACGGCCTTGAAGAAGACGGTTCGGTCGACTGCGACAGGCGGGATGCTCGTGGTCGGCTTCCCGAGTACTCCGAGCTACCCGGCCGTCATCAGCGCGATCGCCGTACACCGAAGCGCATAA
- a CDS encoding glucuronyl esterase domain-containing protein has product MTTLRPRLPDTLVDASKHIIQTKQAWEGRKAELRALFESEMYGPWPGTPAVSHVRALEDGYAFGDTAVVRRIRVSTQRPTSEFVLTIVRPTGTQTPVPCFVYPNFDGDPALPADTAPVAQEAEQLGHATDAWDLPSTLAAGYAVATFRYASVVPDELAAAERSLLGFTAGGPRPGGLIVWAWAASRAREALSAVPEIDHDRVIVAGHSRMGKVALIAAAFDERFCGAVAHQSGCCGAAPSRAHPMLAKPGADGRPAVETIASITHAFPHWFTPRLSTYADSTGDLPVDQHELIALCAPRPVLLSNAADDQWADPEGQFEMLRAAEPVYRLLTGTGHDTAQPSAPEMLANGLLAYTLREGGHAVTAADWRTWCEFADSRFGRFGAADEEG; this is encoded by the coding sequence ATGACCACACTCCGACCCCGCCTGCCCGATACCCTCGTGGATGCGTCAAAGCACATAATCCAAACGAAGCAGGCGTGGGAAGGGCGAAAAGCAGAACTTCGTGCGCTGTTCGAGTCGGAGATGTACGGCCCCTGGCCAGGAACGCCCGCTGTGTCACACGTGCGAGCTCTTGAGGACGGATACGCATTCGGTGACACCGCGGTGGTGCGGCGCATTCGAGTAAGCACGCAGCGGCCGACGAGCGAATTCGTCCTGACCATCGTGCGCCCTACCGGTACACAGACGCCCGTGCCGTGTTTCGTCTATCCGAACTTCGATGGCGACCCAGCGCTACCGGCAGATACCGCCCCTGTGGCGCAGGAGGCCGAACAACTGGGGCACGCTACGGACGCATGGGATCTGCCGTCCACGCTCGCAGCTGGCTATGCCGTCGCGACATTCCGCTACGCCTCGGTCGTGCCCGATGAACTCGCCGCGGCCGAGCGGTCGCTTCTCGGCTTCACCGCCGGCGGTCCTCGCCCGGGTGGCCTCATCGTGTGGGCATGGGCCGCGTCGCGCGCTCGCGAGGCCCTCTCGGCAGTTCCGGAGATCGATCACGATCGCGTCATCGTCGCGGGACATTCCCGGATGGGCAAGGTCGCGCTCATTGCGGCCGCGTTCGACGAACGGTTCTGCGGGGCCGTCGCCCACCAGTCCGGATGCTGCGGTGCGGCTCCGTCCCGTGCGCACCCAATGCTGGCTAAGCCTGGGGCGGACGGCCGCCCGGCAGTCGAGACCATCGCGTCGATCACACACGCCTTCCCGCACTGGTTCACTCCACGGCTATCGACTTACGCTGACAGCACCGGCGATCTGCCCGTTGATCAGCACGAGCTCATCGCGCTTTGCGCACCGCGCCCTGTTTTGCTGTCCAACGCTGCCGACGATCAGTGGGCCGACCCTGAAGGACAGTTCGAGATGCTCCGCGCTGCCGAGCCGGTCTACCGACTGCTCACCGGCACTGGACACGATACCGCGCAGCCATCGGCTCCAGAAATGCTCGCCAACGGGCTTCTGGCGTACACACTGCGCGAGGGCGGGCACGCGGTGACAGCCGCCGATTGGCGCACCTGGTGCGAATTTGCTGACAGCAGGTTCGGAAGGTTCGGCGCAGCAGACGAGGAAGGCTGA
- a CDS encoding carbohydrate ABC transporter permease, translating into MNSVFGDRKTIVILLGPALLVYTLLKVGPVLWSFGLSFFQGNTLRGFTWVGVKNFTQFATDPVALHSVLVSIVFALIATAGQVTLGYLLALLYVFVLRKGSAFLRTIVFFPAILPTVAVALLFKSFVAVGQNQGPVNDIINFFGGKSVDVLASPVGTMATAIVMTLWGSMGFYAVLLYAGLLDIPDEVIESARLDGANGGRLVRHIILPLSLPILLSSVIFSLNSTLKVFDSLLALNNGGPGTSTAPLTLYMYQTAFSYSEYGYGSTIALALTLLCLVFTLLVFRATRRKAED; encoded by the coding sequence GTGAACTCAGTATTCGGGGATCGCAAGACCATCGTGATCCTGCTCGGCCCCGCCCTGCTTGTCTACACCCTGCTCAAGGTCGGGCCCGTGCTCTGGTCGTTCGGGCTTTCGTTTTTCCAGGGCAACACGCTGCGCGGTTTCACCTGGGTGGGCGTCAAGAACTTCACTCAGTTCGCGACCGATCCGGTCGCTCTGCACTCGGTGCTGGTGAGCATCGTCTTCGCACTCATCGCGACCGCCGGACAGGTGACTCTCGGCTACCTGCTGGCACTGCTCTACGTCTTCGTACTGCGTAAGGGGTCGGCGTTCCTGCGAACGATCGTGTTCTTCCCGGCCATCCTGCCCACCGTCGCGGTTGCGCTGCTGTTCAAGAGCTTCGTCGCCGTCGGCCAGAACCAGGGGCCGGTCAACGACATCATCAACTTCTTCGGCGGCAAGAGCGTTGACGTGCTCGCCTCGCCCGTGGGCACCATGGCGACGGCGATCGTGATGACGCTGTGGGGTTCCATGGGCTTCTACGCCGTGCTGCTCTATGCCGGCCTGCTCGACATCCCCGACGAGGTCATCGAGTCGGCTCGGCTCGACGGCGCCAACGGCGGCAGGCTCGTGCGGCATATCATCCTGCCGCTGTCGCTGCCGATCCTGCTGTCGTCCGTGATCTTCAGCCTCAACTCGACTCTGAAGGTGTTCGACAGCCTGCTCGCGCTCAACAACGGCGGGCCCGGAACGTCCACGGCACCGTTGACCCTGTACATGTACCAGACGGCGTTCAGCTACTCGGAGTACGGCTACGGCTCCACAATCGCGCTTGCGCTCACCCTGCTCTGCCTGGTCTTCACCCTCCTGGTATTCCGCGCGACGCGACGCAAGGCGGAGGACTGA